CACGAAAGGAGATATTCGAAACCTACAAGGACAGGGTCATCGGGGGCGTCGATCTGGGATCCCTCTTCAAGGCCTTCCTGGAATGAGACTGCCGGCCTCGTCGAGGTTCAGCACCTCCAGGCGGCCGTCGAAGTGCTCCACCAGGGCGGAGCGGTGCTCGACCCAGTCGCCGCAGTTGCAAAGAAGCACGTCCCTTACGTCCCTGATGAAGGGATTGTGAAGGTGACCGCAGATAACTCCGTCAAGCCCGGCCCGCTTCGCCTCGGCGATGATCTTTCTCTCGAAGCCGCTGAGGGCGCAGGCGAGGCTTTTGAACTTCCTCTTTAGCAGCCCCGCGATGGATCGCCGGCGCCTTTCGGCCAGGGGCAGCGCCGCGTTAAACCAGAGCGCCAGTTCGTAGGCCCTTCCGGCCAGGGTGTTGAGGAACCTCGAGCCACGGACCGATGGGTCGAACTCGTCGCCGTGGGAGACGAGGAAGCACCTCCCATCGGCGGTCCTGTGAAAGGCCCTGTCGCGAAAGAACATCCTGGCCTTTCTCAGGCCCAGGAAACGGTCCAGGAACTCATCGTGGTTCCCGGGGATGAAGG
This window of the Thermovirga sp. genome carries:
- a CDS encoding UDP-2,3-diacylglucosamine diphosphatase — protein: MNRYRSVFLSDLHLGTRWSRPEQLGVFLGRVRCDFLYLVGDIIDGWKVSRLRNMSDSHRDILKRLGTLARESQVTFIPGNHDEFLDRFLGLRKARMFFRDRAFHRTADGRCFLVSHGDEFDPSVRGSRFLNTLAGRAYELALWFNAALPLAERRRRSIAGLLKRKFKSLACALSGFERKIIAEAKRAGLDGVICGHLHNPFIRDVRDVLLCNCGDWVEHRSALVEHFDGRLEVLNLDEAGSLIPGRP